A DNA window from Engraulis encrasicolus isolate BLACKSEA-1 chromosome 3, IST_EnEncr_1.0, whole genome shotgun sequence contains the following coding sequences:
- the LOC134445588 gene encoding uncharacterized protein LOC134445588 — protein sequence MTNVTLLFEGEDDHLLPSTSESIIDIDLFIVAGRIIGHSFLHGGPPLYGLSEAVVQMVVQGTADMSSMTVRDVADFDLRGTIKMLDGEAELTGAEVDQINQLALSWDLPPLSSGNRQYLYQKLLKHAVLVRRSRQVKQIRKGLKETNVLPMLKERPDTAEVLFPRAASAVLTAQAILSHVVWPGKDDDSNSESDRDSDSNTDSSPKKDCRAEEFLRRFIETASATSLLQLVQFWTGWNIPTGTMTVKIEAEGLLKASTCFTTLYVPGHFQKYHDFYNHVAYCISTSNSGFGQI from the exons ATGACCAACGTCACCTTGCTGTTTGAAGGGGAGGATGACCACCTCCTGCCTTCCACTTCTGAGTCTATAATAGACATTGATCTATTCATTGTCGCGGGGAGGATCATAGGACATTCGTTCCTACATGGTGGCCCACCACTGTATGGCCTAAGTGAGGCCGTTGTTCAGATGGTCGTGCAGGGGACCGCAGACATGTCTTCAATGACCGTGCGTGACGTTGCTGACTTTGATTTGAGGGGCACGATCAAAATG TTGGATGGAGAGGCTGAATTGACCGGCGCTGAGGTGGACCAGATCAACCAACTGGCCCTTTCCTGGGATCTTCCGCCGCTGTCCTCAGGGAACCGACAATACTTGTATCAGAAGCTATTAAAACATGCG GTGCTAGTGAGACGTTCCAGGCAGGTTAAACAAATCCGGAAGGGCTTGAAGGAGACCAATGTGCTACCTATGCTAAAGGAGAGGCCAGACACAGCTGAGGTGTTGTTCCCCAGGGCCGCTAGTGCGGTCCTAACTGCACAG GCAATATTGAGCCATGTTGTTTGGCCAGGGAAAGACGACGACTCCAACAGTGAGTCAGACAGAGACTCCGACAGCAACACGGACTCCTCACCCAAGAAAGACTGCCGAGCTGAAGAATTTTTGCGGAGATTTATTGAGACAG CCTCTGCAACTTCTCTCCTGCAATTGGTGCAGTTCTGGACGGGATGGAATATCCCGACGGGGACCATGACTGTCAAGATCGAGGCGGAAGGATTGCTTAAAGCGTCAACTTGCTTCACAACTCTATATGTACCTGGGCACTTCCAGAAATACCATGATTTTTACAACCATGTTGCATACTGTATTTCTACAAGCAACTCTGGCTTTGGCCAAATTTAA